A window from Desulfobaccales bacterium encodes these proteins:
- the nrfD gene encoding NrfD/PsrC family molybdoenzyme membrane anchor subunit, with translation MADKVEKWYPGEGKLTPGRAILYVILVLGLISALIRLFFGLGATTNLNDAYPWGLWISFDILAGVALAGGGFTMAAAIYIFNLKKFEPLLRPAKLSAFLGYLMFVVGLFFDLGQPWRIWHPMVMWNPHSVLFEVSWCVMLYTTVLGIDILIMALERWEKFEWVNFLRNIYLVFVVAGVMLSTLHQSSLGALYLLMPEKMSDLWASRAIGPLFFCSAVIGGMSVVTLESLISSWAYKRKSEIKLLSDFSKGLGIALLVYFAMKVTDLYARGATVWAFDTPHFFFYLELFGTVALPGLLLTFKEVRNSVKGLYWAAGLSAFGVVLNRFNVSLTSYGGYRQFSYFPSFIEIIITLALIAGGILIFDLGTRYLPLYPSELSGETVKN, from the coding sequence ATGGCCGATAAGGTGGAAAAATGGTATCCGGGCGAGGGTAAGTTGACCCCTGGACGCGCCATCCTTTATGTGATCTTGGTGCTGGGCCTCATTTCGGCCTTGATCCGGCTCTTTTTTGGGTTGGGCGCTACTACCAACTTAAACGACGCCTACCCGTGGGGGCTGTGGATCAGCTTTGACATCCTGGCCGGGGTGGCCCTGGCCGGGGGCGGCTTCACTATGGCCGCAGCCATCTATATCTTTAACCTGAAAAAATTCGAACCGCTACTCCGGCCCGCCAAGCTCTCGGCCTTCCTCGGCTACCTGATGTTTGTCGTGGGGCTGTTTTTCGACCTGGGGCAGCCCTGGCGTATCTGGCACCCCATGGTGATGTGGAATCCACATTCGGTGCTCTTCGAGGTGTCCTGGTGCGTCATGCTTTATACCACGGTCCTGGGCATCGACATCCTGATCATGGCCCTGGAGCGCTGGGAGAAGTTTGAGTGGGTGAATTTTTTACGGAATATTTACCTGGTCTTTGTGGTGGCCGGGGTGATGCTTTCCACCCTGCACCAATCGTCCCTGGGAGCCTTGTACCTGTTGATGCCGGAAAAGATGTCCGATCTCTGGGCCAGCCGGGCCATAGGGCCGCTGTTTTTCTGCAGCGCGGTGATCGGCGGGATGAGCGTAGTGACTTTGGAGAGCCTCATCAGTTCTTGGGCCTATAAGCGCAAATCTGAGATCAAGTTGCTGTCGGACTTCAGCAAGGGGCTGGGGATCGCTCTTCTGGTCTATTTCGCTATGAAGGTCACGGACCTCTATGCCCGGGGGGCCACGGTCTGGGCCTTCGATACACCCCACTTCTTCTTTTACCTGGAGTTGTTCGGGACCGTGGCCCTGCCGGGTCTTCTGCTGACGTTTAAGGAGGTGCGCAACTCGGTGAAGGGCCTCTACTGGGCGGCGGGGTTATCGGCGTTCGGGGTGGTTTTGAACCGCTTCAACGTCAGCCTCACCAGCTACGGCGGTTACCGCCAGTTCAGCTACTTCCCGTCGTTCATCGAAATCATCATCACCCTGGCCTTGATCGCCGGGGGTATTCTGATCTTCGATTTGGGCACCCGGTATCTACCCTTGTACCCGTCGGAGCTTTCGGGGGAAACGGTAAAGAATTGA
- a CDS encoding 4Fe-4S dicluster domain-containing protein yields MSKAMLIDTTRCIGCRACQVACKSWHDLPGERTEFSETWSNPRYLDSNNYTRIIFREIEKPDGQLSWHFISRRCMHCNDPACVTACPVAALEKLASGPVVYDDGRCIGCRYCMMACPFQIPKFQWSSAVPLIRKCDFCADRIEIGLNPSCATVCPTETLLFGERKELLKEAHRRIGAHPGKYYPEVYGEKVAGGTAKLYLTAVSFEQLGLNHRGFRTDLGEQPYGVHGREWMSKVPFVALGVGGLAVGLHYINKRRAEVQEQQSREGKEE; encoded by the coding sequence ATGAGTAAAGCCATGTTGATCGATACGACTCGCTGTATCGGTTGCCGGGCCTGTCAGGTGGCCTGCAAGAGCTGGCACGACCTGCCGGGCGAACGCACGGAGTTCAGCGAGACCTGGAGCAATCCCAGATACCTGGACAGCAACAACTATACCCGGATTATTTTTCGAGAGATTGAGAAACCTGACGGGCAGTTGAGTTGGCACTTCATCTCCCGGCGCTGCATGCATTGCAATGATCCGGCCTGCGTGACGGCCTGCCCGGTGGCGGCCCTGGAAAAACTTGCCAGCGGGCCGGTGGTCTATGATGACGGACGCTGCATCGGTTGCCGCTACTGCATGATGGCCTGTCCGTTCCAGATTCCCAAATTCCAATGGAGTTCGGCGGTGCCCCTGATTAGGAAATGCGACTTCTGCGCCGACCGCATTGAGATCGGCCTGAACCCGTCCTGCGCCACCGTCTGCCCGACCGAGACCCTGCTCTTTGGGGAGCGGAAAGAGCTTCTGAAAGAAGCCCACCGTCGCATCGGCGCTCATCCCGGCAAGTATTACCCCGAGGTTTACGGCGAGAAGGTCGCGGGTGGGACTGCCAAGCTCTATCTGACCGCGGTGTCTTTCGAGCAATTGGGTCTCAACCACCGGGGCTTCCGCACCGACCTGGGGGAGCAGCCTTACGGCGTCCACGGCCGGGAATGGATGTCCAAGGTGCCCTTTGTGGCCCTGGGAGTAGGGGGCCTGGCCGTGGGTCTGCATTACATCAACAAGCGCCGGGCCGAAGTCCAGGAACAGCAGTCCCGGGAAGGTAAGGAGGAGTGA
- the fdnG gene encoding formate dehydrogenase-N subunit alpha, whose product MGITRRTFIKGLGSGITALGLSDVIFTRSGWAGFVAPAKTKDTQVTTSICPFCGVGCGLVANTKGGKLVNVEGDPDHPINEGTLCSKGQAVFEVVTSPRRLNKVKYRAPGSDHWEEKPLDWAITTLAQRIKATRDANFITKSESGVPVNRTETLASIGGAALNNEECYLLSKLSRSLGIVYLEHQARLUHSSTVASLGPTFGRGAMTNHWNDIANADCVMIIGCNPAENHPVSFKWITKAMDQGAKLIVVDPRFTRSAAKADLFVRLRPGTDIALMGGLINYILQNDLYHKDYVVNYTNAAFLVNKDFGFQDGLFSGFDKEKHVYNPASWSYELDAEKKPVTDPTLVNPQCVFQLMKTFYSRYTPEMVEAVTGVPKKQFLEMAAVYSATGAPGKSASLLYAMGGTQHSTGVQIIRSYTIVQQLLGNMGMPGGGINALRGENNVQGSTDMALLFNIVPGYMAIPNEAAHPTLKDYLDKETPKASFWINKPKFFVSLLKAFWGDAATPQNQFAYDYLPKIGKGYQGSGYSWIPLFESMGQGGIKGMLVWGMNPAVSSPNLTQAYDALGKLEWMAAFDLFETDTSVFWKRPGAKTQDIKTEVFLFPAADALEKEGSASNSGRWLQWRYQAVKPHGDAHSDLWYANRLALELKKLYKDDPKAVFPDPIVNLNWNYGDDPDVHLVAKEINGSTVADKKQVVNFLALKDDGSTACGCWIYSGSYPGPDKKNNLMARRDKKDPSGLMLYPTWAWAWPVNRRIIYNRCSLDPQGVPWSPKKAMFHWDPAAKTWKNLDIPDFGWINAQTKEHIPPDVSAKVPFIMLPEGKSRLFVPGGVCKEGPFPEHYEALECPYVNVMSPQQSNPVMKVWKSEMDKVAQLCDPKYPVIATTFRVTEHWQSGVMTRNLTWQAEMMPEMFVEMSPSLAKARGIKAGDWVKVKSVRGEVKARANVTNRVAPFCCGKAGFSNTVEMVALPWHFGFAGLTTGGPNSQDNYAANQLAPMVGDANTMIPEYKVFLVDVQKV is encoded by the coding sequence ATGGGCATCACCCGCAGGACCTTTATTAAGGGTTTGGGAAGCGGGATCACCGCGTTGGGGCTCTCGGACGTCATCTTCACGCGCTCCGGATGGGCCGGTTTCGTCGCTCCCGCCAAGACCAAGGACACCCAAGTCACTACATCAATCTGCCCCTTTTGCGGGGTGGGCTGCGGTCTCGTAGCCAACACCAAGGGGGGCAAACTCGTTAACGTCGAAGGCGACCCCGACCATCCCATCAACGAAGGGACCTTGTGCAGCAAAGGCCAGGCGGTCTTCGAGGTGGTCACCAGTCCCCGGCGCCTCAACAAAGTAAAATACCGCGCCCCGGGCAGCGACCATTGGGAAGAAAAGCCCCTGGATTGGGCCATCACCACCCTGGCCCAGCGCATCAAGGCCACCCGGGATGCGAATTTCATCACCAAGTCCGAAAGCGGCGTACCGGTGAACCGCACGGAAACTTTGGCCTCCATCGGCGGGGCCGCTTTAAACAATGAGGAATGTTATCTCCTCAGTAAGCTCTCCCGGTCCCTGGGCATCGTCTATTTAGAACATCAAGCCCGCCTCTGACACTCCTCCACAGTGGCCTCGTTGGGGCCCACCTTTGGCAGAGGCGCTATGACCAATCACTGGAACGATATTGCCAATGCCGATTGCGTCATGATCATCGGCTGTAACCCGGCCGAAAACCATCCCGTCAGTTTCAAATGGATTACCAAGGCCATGGACCAGGGGGCCAAACTCATCGTCGTGGACCCCCGCTTCACCCGCTCGGCGGCCAAAGCCGATCTCTTTGTGCGTTTGCGGCCCGGCACCGATATCGCCTTGATGGGCGGCCTCATTAATTATATTCTCCAAAACGACCTTTATCATAAAGACTATGTGGTGAACTATACCAACGCCGCCTTTCTGGTAAATAAAGACTTTGGTTTCCAAGACGGCCTCTTTTCCGGTTTTGACAAAGAGAAGCACGTATATAATCCGGCCAGTTGGAGCTATGAACTGGACGCAGAGAAGAAACCGGTCACCGATCCCACCCTGGTCAACCCCCAGTGCGTCTTCCAGCTTATGAAGACCTTCTATAGCCGCTATACCCCGGAGATGGTGGAAGCGGTTACGGGAGTGCCGAAAAAGCAGTTCCTGGAGATGGCGGCGGTGTACAGCGCCACGGGCGCCCCGGGCAAGTCCGCCTCGCTGCTTTATGCCATGGGCGGCACCCAGCACTCCACCGGGGTGCAGATTATCCGCAGTTATACCATCGTGCAACAACTCCTGGGGAACATGGGCATGCCCGGGGGCGGCATCAACGCCCTGCGGGGTGAAAATAACGTCCAAGGCTCCACGGACATGGCGTTATTGTTCAATATCGTCCCGGGGTACATGGCCATTCCCAATGAGGCCGCGCACCCGACCCTGAAGGACTACCTGGACAAAGAAACTCCCAAGGCTAGCTTTTGGATCAATAAGCCCAAGTTCTTTGTGAGCCTGCTCAAGGCCTTCTGGGGGGACGCGGCCACTCCTCAAAACCAGTTTGCCTATGATTATCTCCCCAAGATCGGCAAGGGTTATCAGGGTTCCGGATATTCCTGGATTCCCCTGTTTGAATCCATGGGGCAAGGCGGTATCAAGGGCATGTTGGTGTGGGGCATGAACCCGGCGGTGAGTTCCCCCAACCTGACCCAGGCCTACGACGCCCTGGGGAAGCTTGAGTGGATGGCGGCGTTTGACCTCTTTGAGACGGATACCTCCGTGTTCTGGAAGCGCCCCGGGGCCAAGACCCAGGACATCAAGACCGAGGTCTTTCTCTTCCCTGCGGCGGATGCCCTGGAGAAGGAAGGAAGCGCCTCTAACAGCGGGCGCTGGCTGCAGTGGCGCTACCAGGCGGTGAAGCCCCATGGAGACGCCCATAGTGACCTGTGGTATGCCAACCGCCTGGCCCTGGAGCTTAAAAAACTCTATAAAGACGATCCCAAAGCGGTTTTCCCCGACCCCATCGTCAACCTTAACTGGAACTACGGGGATGACCCGGACGTGCACCTGGTGGCCAAGGAGATCAACGGCTCCACCGTGGCGGACAAAAAACAGGTAGTCAATTTCCTGGCCCTGAAAGACGACGGCTCCACTGCGTGTGGTTGTTGGATCTACTCCGGGTCCTATCCGGGGCCGGACAAGAAGAACAACCTCATGGCCCGCCGGGACAAGAAAGACCCCAGCGGCCTGATGCTCTATCCTACCTGGGCCTGGGCCTGGCCGGTGAATCGCCGGATCATCTACAATCGCTGTTCTTTGGATCCCCAGGGAGTGCCCTGGAGCCCCAAGAAAGCCATGTTCCATTGGGACCCGGCGGCTAAGACCTGGAAGAATCTGGACATCCCGGATTTCGGCTGGATCAACGCTCAGACTAAAGAGCATATCCCGCCGGACGTGTCGGCCAAGGTCCCCTTCATCATGCTGCCGGAAGGCAAGAGCCGGCTGTTTGTCCCCGGCGGTGTTTGCAAGGAAGGGCCTTTTCCGGAGCACTACGAGGCGCTGGAGTGCCCGTATGTGAATGTCATGTCGCCGCAGCAATCCAACCCGGTGATGAAGGTGTGGAAATCGGAGATGGATAAGGTAGCCCAGCTCTGCGACCCCAAATATCCCGTCATTGCCACCACCTTCCGGGTGACGGAGCACTGGCAGTCCGGGGTCATGACCCGGAACCTCACCTGGCAGGCGGAGATGATGCCCGAGATGTTCGTGGAGATGAGCCCGTCGCTGGCCAAGGCCCGGGGTATCAAAGCTGGGGACTGGGTCAAGGTGAAAAGCGTTCGGGGGGAAGTGAAGGCCCGGGCCAATGTCACCAACCGGGTCGCGCCCTTTTGCTGTGGCAAGGCGGGTTTTTCGAACACCGTAGAGATGGTGGCGTTGCCCTGGCACTTTGGATTTGCCGGCTTGACTACCGGTGGCCCCAATTCCCAGGACAATTACGCCGCCAACCAACTGGCCCCCATGGTGGGGGACGCCAACACCATGATCCCGGAGTACAAGGTGTTCCTGGTGGACGTGCAAAAGGTCTGA
- a CDS encoding M23 family metallopeptidase, with amino-acid sequence MESSQHPKACPSKGIPESTQIKPGKANDLQDADFCENMWLAPRYLGRLWARIGFLARLMSNMSNSGLRREDHQPALSPSHEAQALVRQAYNDFLQYAQKQLPGVDQMQRGLMRLPTPNHPGYCFPVAYPFSFRDSWGEWRSGGRHHRAVDIFAREGTRVYAITSGVVNTLSTSQEGGITLILSGQDRKGYGYMHLQGYAEGIVEGKQVRSGELIGYVGRTGLQQSEAHLHLQVYADHRMCRDELLNPYSFLVQLCHGLGVTDLYHHKVARIYENPEIQINKIQVSRHPAFKGRRSQINVKEPSIVVIKKF; translated from the coding sequence ATGGAATCCAGTCAGCATCCTAAGGCCTGCCCTTCCAAAGGCATCCCGGAATCGACGCAAATAAAGCCGGGAAAGGCAAATGATCTACAGGACGCTGATTTCTGTGAAAATATGTGGCTGGCCCCACGCTACCTGGGCAGATTGTGGGCAAGAATCGGTTTTCTTGCGCGTCTTATGTCAAACATGTCTAACTCTGGTTTGCGGCGAGAAGACCACCAGCCAGCTCTCTCTCCCAGCCATGAGGCTCAGGCCTTGGTCCGGCAAGCGTACAATGATTTCCTCCAATATGCCCAGAAACAGCTTCCCGGAGTGGACCAAATGCAGCGAGGCTTAATGCGCTTGCCTACACCAAACCACCCCGGCTACTGTTTCCCGGTAGCTTATCCCTTTTCCTTCCGGGACAGTTGGGGCGAATGGCGCAGCGGGGGGAGGCATCATCGCGCCGTGGATATTTTTGCCAGGGAGGGGACCAGGGTTTATGCCATAACCTCTGGGGTCGTCAATACCCTCTCAACTTCTCAGGAAGGTGGCATAACCCTGATCTTAAGTGGTCAAGACCGCAAAGGTTATGGGTATATGCATTTGCAAGGATACGCTGAAGGGATCGTCGAGGGTAAGCAGGTAAGATCGGGGGAACTCATCGGTTATGTAGGCCGCACGGGGCTTCAGCAGTCTGAGGCGCATCTTCACCTCCAGGTTTATGCTGATCATCGTATGTGTAGAGATGAGCTCTTAAATCCTTATAGTTTCCTGGTCCAGTTGTGCCATGGCCTTGGGGTCACCGACTTATACCACCATAAGGTTGCCCGAATATATGAGAATCCGGAGATACAAATCAACAAGATACAGGTTAGCAGACACCCAGCTTTTAAAGGGCGCCGTAGTCAAATTAATGTCAAGGAGCCATCAATTGTGGTAATAAAAAAATTTTAA
- the miaA gene encoding tRNA (adenosine(37)-N6)-dimethylallyltransferase MiaA, translated as MKIIRSSDIEKPRVAVLVGATAVGKTAVAIALAQKIGAEIVNADSLQVYREMDIGTAKPTQEERVQVPHHLIDVADPPEPYDAARYCREGREVLADLQKRQAPPLVVGGTGLYLRALLSGLFTEGEPAAGVRARLKGELKDLGLPVLYQRLLYLDPATADRLHPHDTYRIIRALEVMEATGTPLSEFINAHRFQDAPYKVLKLGLALPREELYQRIETRVELMLARGWLEEVKELLTRYPPDLKPLQALGYRHLINYLTGRWSWEEALTLLARDTRRYAKRQHTWFGSDKEIKWFAPDQVKEMAAALAEFFG; from the coding sequence ATGAAAATTATCAGGTCCAGTGACATAGAAAAACCCCGGGTGGCGGTCCTGGTAGGCGCGACCGCGGTGGGTAAGACCGCGGTGGCGATTGCCCTGGCGCAAAAAATCGGGGCCGAGATCGTCAATGCCGACTCCCTCCAGGTTTACCGGGAAATGGACATCGGCACCGCCAAGCCCACCCAAGAAGAACGGGTCCAGGTGCCCCACCATCTCATCGACGTGGCGGACCCGCCGGAGCCCTATGACGCGGCCCGCTACTGCCGTGAGGGGCGGGAGGTCCTGGCGGATTTGCAAAAGCGCCAGGCGCCGCCGTTGGTGGTGGGCGGCACCGGGCTGTATCTCAGGGCCTTGCTTTCCGGCCTGTTCACAGAAGGCGAGCCTGCGGCGGGAGTCAGGGCGCGGCTCAAGGGGGAGCTTAAGGATCTGGGGCTGCCCGTGCTCTACCAGCGCCTCCTTTACCTGGACCCGGCCACGGCCGACCGGCTCCATCCCCACGACACCTACCGGATTATCCGGGCCCTGGAAGTCATGGAGGCCACGGGCACGCCGCTGTCCGAGTTTATCAACGCCCACCGCTTTCAGGACGCGCCCTACAAGGTGCTGAAGCTGGGGTTGGCTCTGCCCCGGGAGGAGCTCTATCAGCGCATCGAGACCCGGGTGGAGCTCATGCTGGCGCGAGGGTGGCTGGAAGAAGTCAAAGAGCTGCTCACCCGCTACCCGCCGGATTTAAAACCCCTCCAGGCTTTAGGCTACCGCCATCTCATCAACTACCTCACCGGGCGTTGGAGCTGGGAGGAGGCCCTGACGCTTCTCGCCCGGGACACTCGCCGCTACGCCAAGCGGCAGCACACCTGGTTCGGCTCGGATAAGGAGATCAAGTGGTTTGCCCCCGACCAGGTAAAGGAGATGGCCGCGGCGTTGGCGGAGTTTTTCGGGTAA
- the mutL gene encoding DNA mismatch repair endonuclease MutL, with amino-acid sequence MSRIRILDPQVAARIAAGEVITRPAAAVKELVENALDAGARTISVTVEEGGRKLIRVVDDGCGMSAEEVPLSLQRHATSKLQAETDLLGIRTLGFRGEALPSIATVSHLTLISCPEGAPSGYRLVARAGEIMTASPWASARGTQVEVAELFFNTPARQKFLKSKDSEQAQILEILRSLALGYPQVHFTLSTATRTLLAAPAAGSLNERVAAVFGPDLAAHMLPLSLGQGAWQVTGLVTEPDFNLASRRFQVLLVNGRVVKDMVLGAVLKEVYAGLLPRGRHPGAVVQLSAPPEAVDVNVHPAKTEIRFQAPGKVYPLLLAALRQGLGPLYGERPRPKVSWQPEAAPRAMESAPPALFPRMAPPPDRYGPPPFTYPEAATAPAPGPAPVQRTWRFQDLTVLGTLAQTYILAQGPDGLILIDQHAAHERVLYEALKAKGAEAAKQSLLFPQVVEVPASQADWVKEHLEVLAQAGLSLEPFGGASFVITAVPTCLANADLEAVVAEAVESLAPFKSGTRPQEVKEQALQFMACKGAVKAGETLAPEAIQALLAQLDDLAVSSHCPHGRPLWRLMSYHDIRQSFRR; translated from the coding sequence GTGAGTCGCATCCGTATCCTGGACCCCCAGGTAGCTGCCAGAATTGCTGCCGGGGAGGTCATTACGCGCCCCGCCGCGGCAGTCAAAGAACTGGTGGAAAACGCCCTGGATGCCGGGGCTCGCACCATCAGCGTGACGGTGGAGGAGGGCGGCCGCAAACTCATCCGGGTGGTGGACGACGGCTGCGGCATGAGTGCGGAAGAGGTGCCATTAAGCCTGCAGCGCCACGCCACCAGCAAGCTTCAAGCTGAAACCGACCTGCTGGGCATCAGAACTCTGGGATTCCGGGGCGAGGCCTTGCCATCCATTGCCACCGTGAGCCACCTCACCCTCATCAGTTGTCCGGAGGGGGCGCCAAGCGGTTATCGGCTGGTGGCCCGGGCCGGGGAGATTATGACGGCCTCTCCTTGGGCCTCGGCCCGCGGCACCCAGGTGGAGGTGGCAGAACTCTTTTTCAACACCCCGGCCCGGCAGAAATTCCTGAAAAGCAAAGACTCGGAGCAGGCCCAGATTTTAGAAATCCTTCGCAGTCTCGCCCTGGGCTACCCTCAGGTGCACTTCACCCTGAGCACCGCAACCCGGACCTTGTTGGCGGCCCCGGCGGCAGGCAGCTTGAATGAACGCGTGGCCGCGGTTTTCGGCCCGGACCTGGCGGCCCATATGCTGCCCTTATCTCTAGGCCAGGGGGCCTGGCAGGTTACGGGGCTGGTGACGGAGCCGGATTTTAACTTGGCCAGCCGCCGCTTCCAGGTCTTGTTGGTGAACGGCCGGGTGGTCAAAGATATGGTTTTGGGGGCGGTCTTAAAAGAGGTCTACGCCGGGCTCCTGCCCCGTGGCCGGCACCCCGGGGCGGTGGTGCAGCTATCGGCCCCTCCTGAGGCCGTGGATGTCAACGTCCATCCCGCTAAAACCGAGATTCGCTTTCAAGCCCCCGGCAAGGTCTACCCGCTGCTCCTCGCCGCCTTGCGCCAGGGGCTGGGGCCCCTGTATGGCGAGCGTCCCCGGCCGAAGGTGAGCTGGCAGCCGGAAGCTGCCCCCCGAGCCATGGAGAGCGCGCCGCCGGCGTTGTTTCCCCGGATGGCGCCTCCGCCAGACCGTTACGGACCGCCGCCGTTCACTTATCCTGAGGCCGCGACGGCGCCGGCCCCCGGGCCTGCGCCTGTCCAGCGAACCTGGCGTTTTCAAGATTTGACCGTGTTGGGCACCCTGGCCCAGACCTATATTTTGGCGCAAGGACCCGACGGGCTTATTCTCATTGATCAGCATGCGGCCCACGAACGCGTGCTTTATGAGGCCTTAAAGGCAAAGGGGGCCGAGGCGGCTAAACAGAGCCTGCTTTTTCCCCAGGTGGTGGAAGTGCCAGCAAGCCAGGCGGATTGGGTAAAGGAGCACCTGGAGGTATTGGCCCAGGCGGGGCTGTCGCTTGAACCCTTTGGCGGGGCCAGTTTTGTGATCACGGCGGTCCCGACCTGCCTGGCCAATGCCGACCTGGAGGCGGTGGTAGCCGAAGCGGTGGAAAGCTTGGCACCTTTTAAAAGCGGCACCCGCCCCCAGGAAGTCAAGGAGCAGGCCCTGCAGTTCATGGCCTGCAAAGGCGCGGTCAAGGCCGGGGAAACCCTGGCTCCGGAAGCTATTCAGGCTTTGCTGGCCCAGCTGGATGACCTTGCCGTCTCCTCCCACTGCCCCCACGGGCGGCCCCTGTGGCGGCTTATGAGCTACCACGACATCCGGCAGAGCTTCCGGCGGTAA
- the rph gene encoding ribonuclease PH, protein MRRSGARADNELREISITPGYLDFAEGSCLITWGRTRVICAASVTEQVPPFRLHTGGGWVTGEYAMLPRATHPRGDRESLKGRVGGRTLEIQRLIGRSLRAVVDLQALGPRTVTIDCDVIQADGGTRTASITGAFVALCLALEDLRRRGLLDASPIKEQMAAVSVGLVGPRLLLDLDYDEDSQAMVDANFVGTATGNLIEVQLTGEGGSFPAAQLNRMLELAQVGLSRLTRIQEEVLAPCLPLPW, encoded by the coding sequence ATGCGACGAAGCGGCGCTCGCGCAGACAATGAACTCCGGGAGATCAGCATCACTCCGGGCTATCTGGATTTTGCCGAGGGGTCTTGCCTCATCACCTGGGGCCGGACGCGGGTCATCTGCGCCGCCTCGGTGACTGAACAGGTTCCGCCTTTTCGCCTCCATACCGGTGGCGGCTGGGTCACGGGAGAGTACGCCATGCTGCCCCGGGCCACCCATCCCCGGGGGGACCGGGAATCTCTCAAAGGCCGGGTGGGGGGCCGCACCCTGGAGATTCAACGCCTCATCGGCCGCTCGCTTCGGGCCGTGGTGGATTTGCAGGCCCTGGGGCCCCGCACCGTCACCATCGATTGCGACGTCATCCAGGCCGACGGCGGGACCCGCACCGCCAGCATCACCGGGGCCTTTGTGGCCCTGTGCCTGGCCCTGGAGGATTTGCGGCGCCGGGGGCTGCTGGACGCCTCCCCCATCAAAGAACAGATGGCCGCAGTGAGCGTGGGGCTCGTCGGGCCGCGGCTGCTCCTGGATCTGGACTACGACGAGGACTCCCAGGCCATGGTGGATGCCAATTTCGTGGGCACCGCGACAGGCAACCTGATCGAGGTGCAATTAACCGGGGAGGGCGGGTCGTTTCCTGCGGCCCAACTTAACCGCATGCTGGAGTTGGCCCAGGTGGGGTTAAGCCGGCTCACCCGCATCCAGGAAGAGGTTTTGGCCCCGTGTCTGCCCCTACCCTGGTGA
- a CDS encoding XTP/dITP diphosphatase, whose product MSAPTLVIATRNPGKVRELQELLKNTGVTLLSLADFPEIPEIPEDGATFKENAATKAQAVARLTGFPALADDSGLAVDALNGSPGVFSARYAQDLTAPRPPDDADNWRKLLEEMRDVPWEARSARFVCEIALALPDGRLFRAHGECEGIIALSPQGDHGFGYDPVFWVPEHAATMAQLGPAVKNQISHRARALAAFRDLLASVLDELT is encoded by the coding sequence GTGTCTGCCCCTACCCTGGTGATAGCCACCCGCAATCCTGGGAAGGTCCGGGAACTTCAGGAACTCCTGAAAAATACCGGAGTAACCCTGTTAAGCCTGGCAGATTTTCCGGAGATTCCCGAAATCCCAGAAGATGGGGCAACTTTCAAGGAAAATGCCGCCACCAAGGCCCAGGCCGTGGCCCGGCTCACCGGGTTTCCGGCCCTGGCCGATGACTCCGGCCTGGCCGTGGACGCGTTGAACGGCTCTCCCGGGGTCTTCTCCGCCCGCTACGCCCAGGACTTAACCGCTCCCCGCCCCCCAGATGACGCGGATAACTGGCGTAAGCTTTTAGAGGAAATGCGCGACGTTCCTTGGGAGGCCCGCTCCGCCCGCTTCGTCTGTGAAATCGCCCTGGCCTTGCCCGATGGCCGCCTCTTTAGGGCGCATGGCGAGTGTGAGGGCATCATCGCGCTTTCCCCCCAGGGGGACCATGGCTTTGGCTACGACCCGGTCTTTTGGGTGCCGGAGCACGCCGCCACCATGGCCCAACTGGGACCTGCCGTGAAAAATCAGATCAGCCACCGGGCCAGAGCCCTGGCGGCCTTCCGCGACCTTTTGGCCTCCGTGCTGGATGAATTGACTTGA